A stretch of DNA from Capsicum annuum cultivar UCD-10X-F1 unplaced genomic scaffold, UCD10Xv1.1 ctg75348, whole genome shotgun sequence:
TGAAGAAAGAGAAGTTCAAGCTAAATAAATGGAAAGAGCTACTTAATCTTGCAAGTTGGAAGACAAGATGCAAGGTGTTTATCACCTATAGCAAGAGAAGCACCAATTAAGGAATTGTAAGGGCAGCATTGAGAAGGAGGCAGAGCAACAGAGGAAAGGAGCTGAAGTTAACTCATTTAGGAAACGCTACTGCTATATGTttcctttgaatttttttctttttggactgGTTCATCCTATGGGCTGATCCATTTAGATTTTGTTATTAGGATATTTAGGATGGGTTGGTCCATCCATTTGTGCACATTTTTGTGATtataaataaaatcctaaattaaaccaaaaaaaaaaaaaatgcacttGCTACTATGAAATTTGCTCTTTTTAATAGCTAATAATTTGATGAGCTTAATTATTAAAAGTTTATATAACAATAACACAGTTTATTGAGTAAATTTTATAGATGGTCATCCAACCTTATctgtaatatttaaaaatatttttttttactttgctaTACGAAAATCATTTAACTTTATTGCATCCATCTAGCTTTACGTGtaatactcaaaaaatattttttatacgaAAACCATTTAACttaatttcatctttcataaagtAACGTTGacaaattttttgttaaaatccTATCTAAAGTATGAGATAATATAATTATCCTCATGTTTGAGAGCAGGTTCAAGATGGTCCATATATGCTTTTGAGCAGGTACTGATCCACTATTTTGCTATAAATTATGCTTTtccctattttcatatatttaacaAATACTAACTAAATTTAAAGAAGGGGGGGGGGACCAGGAAAAACAATCAAATTTAATATCAAGTTATTATCAAATTTGTAAAAGCCAAAAGGAGTAAGCTAAAGTCGATTCAATATtaaactaatgcaagcattaactTTTCAATTCACTCTACCAAACAACTTCTATGTTCGGTGGGGGGAAGCGAAACCAGGAAAAACAATCAAATTTAATATCAAGTTATTGTCAAATTTGTAAAAGCCAAAAGGAGTAAGTTAAAGTCGATTCAATATCAAATGTACAATTACGAGCACCGAACATAGgagttgtttggtagagtgtattgaaaagttAACGcctgcattagtttaatgtgtattgaggtgtgtattactaatatattAAAATCCATGATAGTAGTAATGCAGAAggtttaatgcatgcattaacatggtTAAAGACATTATTATCCCTCATAAAATTTTCTGCATCCTTTCCGacatatatatggaggatatttctataaaataaaaaaatctaaattatataattcatgttatttttaatatatcaaatcaaacattgcataagaaaaatacaagcataattaATGCAAACATATCTAACAAAAGCACTACTAATACAAGTATTAATAATAGATCATATTTTGCAATATCTTTATACATTCCACCAAACGACCCCCTAAGTGTTTGCAAATTGAAGCAATTCATGCTATTATCGTTACAGAAAAACACAATCCAACTTTCTAAACAGAAATTTGTTTCACTATTAAGATCCCAAACAAACTATGAACACAAAGCAACTATCCAAGATGAAGTATTCAACACAGCAAGACTACCAAAAATCCTAGGTGCAAACTATCTACATTAACCAAACTATCCTTGCAAATGTTCATATCATACTGAAGAAGACCCTGGTTTTGACACATGAGATAACGCGTCCTCAAATTGATGCTCATCGGTTTTGCCCGCGCTCAAGCTTGGTGGAATGAAAGATCTGAACACAGCTTCCATGTTGGGTACTTCCTTTAGTTCGTGCGAAACAACCTCGAGGGCTGGAGATACAAAGAAACGGCGGAATTTCTTCTGACAAATGAACCCGAAGATCAACGAGAATATTGGAAGTGGAAAAAGAACTGGAGTAGGTTTGAACTCTTTAACACCGAAGTAACCTAACATGGTAGcttgaaacaaaatcaaggtaGCTAACATGCGTGTATGAATATGGGGCCACATTCTTCCGTAGCTCTCGAATGAGGGAACATACACTT
This window harbors:
- the LOC124894563 gene encoding CSC1-like protein ERD4 — encoded protein: MLIMTIVLCYSVIAPIIIPFGAVYFGLGWLLLRNQTLKVYVPSFESYGRMWPHIHTRMLATLILFQATMLGYFGVKEFKPTPVLFPLPIFSLIFGFICQKKFRRFFVSPALEVVSHELKEVPNMEAVFRSFIPPSLSAGKTDEHQFEDALSHVSKPGSSSV